GACGCGCTCTTCGTAGCAGGCCGTTCGTGGCCGGGTGACCTGTCCCTCTCTCACCCGTACGAGGAGTGAAAAGCATGTCCGACGTAAAGCTCACCGCCGAGACCCGCACCGAGTTCGGCAAGGGCGCCGCCCGCCGCATCCGCCGCGAGGCCAAGGTTCCCGCGGTCGTCTACGGCCACGGTGCCGAGCCCGTCCACATCACGCTGCCGGGCCACGAGCTCCAGCTCGCCCTGCGTACCCCGAACGTGCTGCTCACCCTGGACATCGAGGGCCGCACCGCGCTGGCGATCCCGAAGGCCGTGCAGCGTGACCCGCTGAAGGGCTACCTGGAGCACGTCGACCTGCTCACCGTGAAGAGCGGCGAGAAGGTCACCGTCGAGGTCTACGTCCACACCGAGGGCGACCTGGCCCCCGGCGCCTACCTCCTTGAGCACGTGCTGAGCACGCTGACCGTCGAGGCCGAGGCCACGCACATCCCCGAGTCCGTCACCGTGTCCATCGCGGGCCTTGAGGCCGGTGCCTCCATCCTCGCCAAGGACATCCCGCTGCCCAAGGGCACCACGCTGGCGATCGACGAGGACGCGGTCGTCCTCCAGGTCCTGGCCGCGCAGGCCGAGGAAGCCGCCGCCGACGACGACGCGGCGACCACCGAGGCCTGATTTCCCCGGAGTCCTCTTTCGCCGGCCGCCGCTCCCACCAGG
The DNA window shown above is from Streptomyces sp. NBC_01451 and carries:
- a CDS encoding 50S ribosomal protein L25/general stress protein Ctc — its product is MSDVKLTAETRTEFGKGAARRIRREAKVPAVVYGHGAEPVHITLPGHELQLALRTPNVLLTLDIEGRTALAIPKAVQRDPLKGYLEHVDLLTVKSGEKVTVEVYVHTEGDLAPGAYLLEHVLSTLTVEAEATHIPESVTVSIAGLEAGASILAKDIPLPKGTTLAIDEDAVVLQVLAAQAEEAAADDDAATTEA